One Oscillospiraceae bacterium DNA window includes the following coding sequences:
- a CDS encoding alpha-L-fucosidase, whose translation RMAWWNEARFGMFVHYGPYSVAGRHEWIMALDGYTVPEYEEKITSKFHPKKGCAREWVKLASEAGCKYMVMVTRHHDGYSMWDSDVNPYNVVKFGHNHDVTAEYVAACREFGMRVGFYHSVMDWHHPDGSAAAYDMAARLRFIDYHRGMLNELLTRYGKIDVLWYDVCWPFGGTDMDFVETNRMVRTLQPDIIINPRSGIAEDLDTPEEIIQKSEKYWESCMTFNGLSWGYVDSDQVAPYSYNANRIVRMLNQVSSDRGNLLLNIGPAPDGSIPAETIEPMRKVGQWLKVNGEAVYGAQTPAHLTNVGGGTYWISGGNVSMRDNSLFLWYYIWTATGELRTAGILGKVKKVRCLADGKEYPFVQDGVKLTITGLPINPPDKILGISVLEVVCEKQPKLMLGPMLTPLSRLRKPPEID comes from the coding sequence ACGCATGGCCTGGTGGAACGAGGCGCGCTTCGGGATGTTTGTGCACTACGGGCCGTATTCGGTCGCGGGGCGGCATGAGTGGATCATGGCGCTCGACGGCTACACAGTGCCGGAATACGAGGAGAAGATTACAAGCAAGTTCCATCCGAAAAAGGGCTGCGCGCGCGAATGGGTGAAACTCGCGTCCGAAGCGGGCTGCAAATACATGGTCATGGTCACCCGACACCACGACGGCTATTCGATGTGGGATTCGGACGTCAACCCCTATAACGTGGTCAAATTCGGGCATAATCACGACGTGACGGCGGAATACGTCGCCGCCTGCCGCGAATTCGGCATGCGCGTCGGGTTTTATCACTCGGTCATGGACTGGCACCATCCCGACGGTTCCGCCGCGGCTTACGACATGGCTGCCCGCCTGCGGTTCATCGATTATCACCGCGGGATGTTGAACGAACTTTTGACGCGGTACGGCAAGATCGACGTTTTGTGGTACGACGTCTGTTGGCCGTTCGGCGGCACCGATATGGATTTTGTCGAGACCAACCGGATGGTGCGTACCTTGCAGCCCGATATCATCATCAATCCGCGTTCGGGGATTGCGGAGGACTTGGACACGCCCGAGGAGATCATTCAAAAAAGCGAAAAGTACTGGGAATCGTGCATGACTTTTAACGGGCTGTCGTGGGGATATGTCGACTCCGACCAGGTCGCGCCCTATTCTTATAACGCCAACCGGATCGTCCGGATGCTGAACCAGGTCAGCAGCGACAGAGGCAATCTGCTTTTGAACATCGGCCCCGCGCCCGACGGCTCGATTCCGGCCGAGACGATCGAACCGATGCGAAAAGTCGGGCAATGGCTGAAGGTCAACGGCGAAGCGGTTTACGGAGCGCAGACACCGGCGCATTTGACAAACGTCGGCGGCGGTACCTACTGGATCAGCGGCGGAAATGTCTCGATGCGGGACAATTCGCTGTTTTTGTGGTATTATATATGGACGGCCACCGGGGAACTGCGGACGGCCGGCATCCTCGGAAAAGTCAAAAAAGTGCGTTGCCTTGCCGACGGGAAGGAATATCCGTTTGTTCAGGACGGCGTCAAACTGACGATTACCGGGCTTCCGATAAACCCGCCGGACAAGATTTTGGGGATCAGCGTCCTTGAAGTTGTCTGTGAAAAACAGCCGAAACTGATGCTCGGGCCGATGCTGACCCCGCTTTCGCGGCTGAGGAAACCGCCCGAGATTGATTAA
- a CDS encoding YlbF family regulator, translating to MDKVLAKTLELAHTMMEDDRFLAYRLAAQANDEDETLQKLIGDFNLARMNLNNAATDGKNTDQLQAEMKLLYSQIMGNATMQKYSEAQTVMNTMIQQINAIITGTIDGQVPEEIDLEASCGGDCEGCGGSCHH from the coding sequence ATGGACAAAGTACTCGCGAAGACCCTCGAACTGGCGCACACGATGATGGAGGACGACCGCTTTTTGGCGTACCGTCTCGCCGCCCAGGCAAACGATGAGGATGAGACCCTCCAAAAGCTGATCGGCGATTTCAACCTCGCCCGGATGAATTTAAATAATGCGGCCACCGACGGCAAAAACACCGACCAGTTGCAAGCCGAGATGAAACTGCTCTACAGCCAGATCATGGGCAACGCGACCATGCAGAAATACAGTGAGGCGCAGACCGTGATGAATACGATGATCCAGCAGATCAACGCCATCATCACCGGAACCATCGACGGACAGGTTCCCGAGGAGATCGACCTCGAGGCCTCCTGCGGAGGCGACTGCGAGGGCTGCGGCGGAAGCTGCCACCATTAA
- a CDS encoding alpha-L-fucosidase, whose translation MSENPFAQKLTKKQYEAEVAKTRDARMKWFADAKFGMFVHYGPYAVAGMHEWYLALSGISNEQYEREVTQKFHPKKGCAYEWAKLASEAGCKYMVMVTRHHDGYSMWDSDCNPYNVVKYGHDYDVVAEFVDACRKYNMRIGLYHSIIDWHNPDCGDSAKDFDARIRFIKYHRDMLTELLTRYGKIDMLWYDMCYPFTGENLDFVATNSMVRTLQPDIIINPRSGLDEDLDTPEERLNPTGKQKYFEACMTFNGLSWGYVDSEEIAGYSYTPQRIIKMMAETADRNGNLLLNIGPAPDGSVPADAVKPLQIVGEWLKVNGAAIYGASKPIDMWVPNGRPTLKKDNMLYVIQLITPVLGYLPVNGVGAPVKKVRCLTDGKEYEFTQEGTELTILGVAHGHVDKIAG comes from the coding sequence ATGTCGGAAAATCCCTTTGCGCAGAAACTGACCAAAAAACAGTATGAGGCCGAGGTCGCCAAAACCCGGGACGCGCGCATGAAATGGTTCGCGGACGCCAAGTTCGGCATGTTCGTGCACTATGGGCCGTATGCGGTCGCCGGGATGCACGAGTGGTATCTGGCGCTGAGCGGCATCAGCAACGAACAGTACGAACGCGAGGTCACGCAGAAGTTCCATCCGAAAAAGGGCTGCGCCTATGAGTGGGCGAAACTGGCCTCCGAAGCGGGCTGCAAATACATGGTCATGGTCACCCGCCATCATGACGGCTATTCGATGTGGGATTCCGACTGCAATCCTTATAACGTGGTCAAATACGGGCACGATTACGACGTGGTCGCCGAGTTCGTCGACGCGTGCCGCAAATACAACATGCGCATCGGGCTTTATCACTCGATCATCGACTGGCACAATCCCGACTGCGGCGACAGCGCAAAGGATTTTGACGCGCGTATCCGCTTTATCAAATACCACCGCGACATGCTGACCGAACTGCTGACCCGCTACGGCAAGATCGACATGCTCTGGTATGACATGTGCTATCCGTTTACCGGGGAAAATCTCGACTTTGTCGCGACGAACAGCATGGTGCGAACCTTGCAGCCGGACATTATCATCAATCCGCGCTCGGGCCTCGACGAAGACCTTGACACGCCCGAAGAGCGCCTGAACCCAACCGGAAAACAAAAATACTTCGAGGCCTGCATGACCTTTAACGGGCTTTCTTGGGGCTACGTCGACAGCGAAGAGATCGCGGGATATTCCTATACCCCCCAGCGCATCATCAAGATGATGGCCGAGACCGCCGACCGAAACGGCAATCTGCTTTTAAACATCGGCCCCGCGCCCGACGGAAGCGTCCCCGCCGACGCGGTCAAACCGCTTCAAATCGTCGGCGAATGGCTCAAGGTGAACGGCGCGGCGATCTACGGCGCGAGCAAGCCCATCGACATGTGGGTTCCGAACGGCAGGCCGACGTTAAAAAAGGACAATATGCTCTATGTGATTCAATTGATCACGCCGGTGCTCGGGTATCTGCCGGTCAACGGCGTCGGCGCGCCGGTCAAAAAGGTGCGCTGCCTGACCGACGGCAAAGAATACGAGTTCACGCAGGAGGGCACAGAGCTGACGATTCTCGGCGTCGCGCACGGGCATGTCGACAAGATCGCCGG